From a region of the Arachis ipaensis cultivar K30076 chromosome B09, Araip1.1, whole genome shotgun sequence genome:
- the LOC107619408 gene encoding protein NDR1, which produces MRGNDHIPIRHVPGQNPNQKPIRRHHTARYYVQRVQDSLTTRVSKIICGTFLSLLFILGLITFILWISLRPHRPRFHIHEFSIPGLAQSSGFQNAEVNFNATARNANQNIGIYYESMDGAVYYRDQKIGSTPLLDPFYQQPKHTTIVNAVLSGATLTVNSQRWTEFQNDRVHGSVVFRLELTSVIRFKISSWQSKRHRMHANCDAGVGPDGSILPLYKDKRCPVYFS; this is translated from the coding sequence ATGCGCGGCAACGACCACATACCCATCCGCCACGTCCCGGGCCAGAACCCGAACCAGAAGCCCATAAGGCGTCACCACACGGCCCGCTACTACGTGCAGCGGGTCCAGGACAGCCTCACCACCCGGGTCTCCAAGATCATCTGCGGCACCTTCCTCAGCCTCCTCTTTATTTTGGGCCTAATCACTTTCATCCTCTGGATCAGCCTCCGCCCTCACAGGCCCAGATTCCACATCCACGAGTTCTCTATTCCGGGCCTGGCCCAATCATCTGGCTTCCAAAATGCCGAAGTCAATTTCAATGCGACGGCCCGAAACGCCAACCAGAACATCGGTATTTACTACGAGTCAATGGACGGGGCGGTTTACTACCGGGATCAGAAAATCGGGTCGACGCCGTTACTTGATCCGTTTTATCAGCAGCCCAAACATACGACAATAGTGAACGCCGTTCTCAGTGGGGCTACGTTGACCGTTAACAGTCAACGATGGACGGAGTTTCAGAACGATAGGGTTCACGGTAGCGTGGTGTTCCGCTTGGAATTAACGTCTGTGATTCGGTTCAAGATATCGTCGTGGCAGAGCAAGCGCCACAGGATGCACGCTAATTGTGATGCGGGTGTGGGACCCGATGGGTCCATCTTACCCCTTTACAAAGACAAGAGATGCCCCGTTTACTTCTCTTGA
- the LOC107617833 gene encoding gibberellin 2-beta-dioxygenase 8-like — translation MDSASTNPPFHKAFKTLMEKTQREREGFDETELVEIEECELPVIDLSPLFEESDDEVAREECKSEIARASKEWGFFHVVKHGISSEVLNGLRIEQEKVFKLPFDVKKNNNDFKFFAGSYRWGSPTATNIKQFSWSEAFHIPLADIMGSTTSTTTGPNNTLTYRIEQFAWDAYNLAQTLADILAEKIGEEKSKFFRENCLPTTCYLRMNRYPPFPMASPSQVHGLIPHTDSSFLTILLLQDQVRGLQLIKDGKWIAVKPNPHALTINIGDLFQAWSNGVYKSVEHRVVTNPEFERFSTAYFFCPFNETVIENCSKQPSVYRRFSYQEYRQQVRDDVQKFGTKLGLPNFLLHNTWCRTSGWKEN, via the exons ATGGACTCAGCTTCCACCAACCCACCTTTCCACAAGGCATTCAAAACCCTCATGGAAAAGACACAAAGAGAAAGGGAGGGTTTTGATGAGACTGAGTTGGTGGAAATTGAGGAATGCGAGCTTCCGGTGATTGATCTCAGCCCTTTATTTGAAGAGAGTGATGATGAGGTGGCGAGGGAAGAGTGCAAGAGTGAGATAGCTAGGGCTTCAAAAGAGTGGGGGTTTTTCCATGTTGTGAAACATGGGATTTCCAGTGAGGTTTTGAATGGATTGAGAATTGAACAAGAAAAGGTTTTTAAGCTACCCTTTGATGTGAAGAAGAACAACAACGACTTCAAGTTCTTCGCCGGTAGCTACCGATGGGGCAGCCCTACAGCAACCAACATTAAACAGTTTTCTTGGTCAGAAGCATTTCATATACCTTTGGCTGATATAATGGGTTCCACAACTTCTACTACTACTGGACCCAACAACACTCTTAC ATACAGAATCGAACAATTTGCTTGGGATGCTTATAATCTGGCACAAACTTTAGCTGATATCCTTGCTGAAAAAATTGGTGAAGAGAAGTCAAAATTCTTTCGGGAGAATTGCTTGCCCACCACTTGTTATCTTCGGATGAATCGATATCCTCCATTTCCCATGGCTTCACCTTCTCAGGTTCATGGACTTATACCACATACTGATAGTTCTTTCCTTACCATCTTATTGCTTCAAGATCAAGTCAGAGGCTTACAATTGATCAAAGATGGTAAATGGATTGCAGTCAAACCAAACCCTCATGCTCTCACAATCAACATTGGTGACTTATTTCAG GCTTGGAGCAACGGTGTATACAAGAGTGTTGAGCATCGAGTTGTGACGAACCCAGAATTTGAAAGGTTCTCAACTGCATATTTCTTTTGCCCCTTTAATGAGACTGTCATAGAGAATTGCAGCAAGCAGCCTTCAGTTTACAGGAGATTTAGCTACCAAGAATATAGACAGCAAGTTCGTGATGATGTTCAGAAGTTTGGCACCAAATTAGGGTTACCCAATTTTCTCCTTCATAATACTTGGTGTAGAACTAGTGggtggaaagaaaattaa
- the LOC107617832 gene encoding probable pyruvate, phosphate dikinase regulatory protein, chloroplastic has translation MSVWQLCTNIHGVAPIRACNQTEPKAPARTRPRVSPQLNRWSRARSIRSGRKLDRPVPRTQTLESTPATSPPPPSHPFSPPLDSDYADTLDGGAESTASKTIYIVSDGTGWTAEHCVNAALGQFDYCLVDHGCPVNTHLFSGIDDAEKLLEIVKQAAKEGALLVYTLADPSMASSANQACNLWGVPSTDVLGPITDAISSHLGVSPSGLPRGASGRSFPLSDDYFRRIEAVEFTIKQDDGASPGNLDKADIVLTGVSRTGKTPLSIYLAQKGYKVANVPIVMGVQIPRTLFQVDQKKVFGLTINPVVLQSIRKARAKTMGLTPESRTNYFDMDYVRGELEFAGKLFAQNPSWPVIDVTEKAIEETAAVVLRLFHDRKHKCTMPRISKRY, from the exons ATGTCAGTTTGGCAATTATGTACAAACATCCACGGCGTTGCTCCAATAAGAGCATGCAATCAAACCGAACCCAAAGCGCCTGCTCGTACCAGACCCAGGGTTAGCCCTCAGCTAAACCGCTGGTCCAGGGCCCGCTCCATACGTTCTGGTCGAAAGTTGGACCGCCCGGTTCCCCGAACCCAGACTCTGGAATCCACTCCTGCTACATCGCCACCACCTCCGTCGCATCCGTTTTCTCCCCCTCTCGACTCAGACTACGCCGACACTCTCGATGGCGGCGCAGAAAGCACGGCCTCTAAGACCATCTACATCGTATCCGACGGCACCGGCTGGACCGCCGAGCACTGCGTTAACGCCGCTTTGGGGCAGTTCGATTACTGCTTGGTCGACCATGGCTGCCCCGTCAACACCCACTTGTTTTCTGGG ATTGATGATGCTGAGAAGTTGTTAGAGATAGTAAAGCAAGCAGCAAAGGAGGGTGCTTTGCTTGTGTACACTTTGGCTGACCCATCCATGGCTTCATCTGCTAATCAAGCTTGCAACTTGTGGGGTGTGCCTTCCACTGATGTCTTGGGTCCCATCACTGACGCCATTTCTTCTCATTTGGGTGTCTCTCCTTCCGGCCTCCCTCGCGGCGCCTCCGGTAGGAGCTTCCCACTCTCCGACGACTACTTTCGCAGGATTGAAGCTGTAGAATTCACCATCAAGCAGGATGATGGGGCTTCCCCGGGGAATTTGGACAAGGCTGACATTGTCCTCACCGGAGTTTCGCGAACCGGGAAGACGCCCTTGTCCATTTATCTGGCTCAGAAGGGGTACAAGGTGGCTAATGTGCCAATAGTGATGGGTGTTCAAATTCCAAGGACTCTATTTCAGGTGGATCAGAAGAAGGTTTTTGGCTTGACTATAAATCCAGTTGTCTTGCAGAGTATTAGAAAAGCAAGGGCTAAAACTATGGGGCTCACTCCAGAATCAAGGACTAATTACTTTGATATGGATTATGTTAGAGGGGAGCTTGAATTTGCAGGAAAGCTCTTTGCTCAGAATCCTTCTTGGCCAGTTATTG ATGTGACTGAAAAAGCAATCGAAGAAACTGCGGCTGTTGTACTGAGGCTTTTCCATGACAGGAAGCATAAGTGTACAATGCCTAGGATCTCAAAACGCtattag
- the LOC107619407 gene encoding cysteine-rich receptor-like protein kinase 25 gives MFSMDMDMKQSSVKSLSKRNQQRLAKLIKNVHLKSMIIKIIKFLLLLSITWFCSSSTTTSPDTNFPHVCNCTRNSTFELNSTYHTNLKTLFSWLSSNATNSAGSHITKVSSGNSSVYGLFQCNADITSEKCQKCIDQAVYNVTSECETSKEAVVFVRFCFLRYSYRDFLTIAEESPKIFLLNLKDYVGQLATFNNEVSEMMYTLRHKVADIPMGSRRFAYGELNITAKQSLYGMAKCTPDLPPEECSSCLVNAAADIPTGCCKGKIGGRVLFPSCGVRFELYRFYEPSSHLNILRLGGNRKNRSHQRQIIISIISTVVSVLLLCFGCSLCFLSRRRQRKLLRGILLRESFGDESLASFESLQFQLSEIQAATNNFSQGNKIGRGGFGEVYKGVLENGQEVAAKRLLGNSWQGAEEFKNEVLVMAKLQHKNLVRLLGFCLEGQERILVYEYVPNKSLDYILFDPQRSRPLTWSERYNIIRGIARGILYLHEDSRLTIIHRDLKPSNILLDDSMNPKISDFGMARIVITDQIQVNTHRVVGTYGYMSPEYAMEGMFSIRSDVYSFGIIVLEIISGKSKSSFCESHFSDDIRLSAWAKWKEEKPLELLDTTLKGNYSENEVMRSIQIALLCVQDDPNERPTMTEIVSYLNSSSGEVPLPQEPILSKSKKMDYMSYYHKTHSINDSINDLSVSTFLPR, from the exons ATGTTTTCCATGGACATGGACATGAAACAAAGTAGTGTAAAGTCCCTTTCTAAAAGAAATCAACAAAGGTTGGCTAAGCTAATAAAGAATGTGCATTTGAAGAGCATGATCATCAAAATAATAAAG TTTCTGCTGCTACTCTCCATCACAtggttttgttcttcttctacaacTACTTCACCAGATACCAATTTCCCACATGTCTGTAACTGCACAAGAAACAGCACCTTTGAGTTAAACAGCACCTACCATACCAACCTCAAAACTCttttttcttggctttcttcCAATGCCACTAACTCTGCCGGATCCCACATCACCAAGGTTTCTTCTGGTAACAGCAGTGTCTATGGCCTCTTCCAGTGCAATGCAGATATAACTTCAGAGAAATGCCAAAAGTGCATCGATCAGGCAGTGTATAATGTAACATCAGAGTGTGAAACATCAAAGGAAGCTGTGGTATTTGTCAGATTCTGCTTCCTACGTTACTCTTACAGAGATTTCTTAACCATAGCAGAAGAAAGCCCTAAAATCTTCTTGCTGAACCTCAAGGACTACGTTGGCCAACTTGCTACGTTCAACAATGAAGTGTCGGAGATGATGTATACTCTGAGGCATAAGGTTGCTGATATTCCCATGGGTTCTAGAAGGTTCGCGTACGGGGAACTCAACATCACAGCTAAACAAAGCCTTTATGGCATGGCAAAGTGCACCCCGGACTTGCCCCCTGAGGAATGCAGCTCGTGTCTTGTGAACGCCGCGGCCGACATTCCGACCGGTTGTTGCAAAGGAAAGATCGGAGGAAGGGTTCTTTTTCCCAGTTGTGGCGTTAGATTTGAGCTTTATCGATTTTATGAGCCATCATCTCATCTCAATATTTTGAGACTTGGAG GAAATAGGAAAAACAGGTCACACCAGAGACAGATTATTATTTCCATCATCTCAACTGTTGTTTCTGTGCTGCTGCTATGTTTTGGCTGCTCTTTATGTTTCCTAAGTCGACGACGACAAAGGAAGCTTCTTAGGGGAATTCTTCTTAGAGAAAGCT TTGGGGATGAATCATTGGCTTCTTTTGAGTCTTTACAATTTCAGTTGAGTGAAATTCAAGCTGCTACCAACAACTTCTCCCAAGGAAACAAGATAGGAAGAGGTGGATTTGGGGAAGTTTACAAG GGTGTTCTTGAAAATGGGCAAGAAGTAGCAGCAAAGAGACTCTTgggaaactcttggcaaggtgcaGAAGAATTTAAGAATGAGGTTCTTGTTATGGCCAAGCTTCAACATAAAAATCTGGTCAGATTACTGGGGTTTTGTTTGGAAGGACAAGAGAGGATACTTGTCTATGAATATGTCCCCAACAAGAGCCTTGACTACATTTTATTTG ATCCTCAGAGAAGCAGGCCATTAACTTGGTCTGAACGATACAACATTATTAGAGGAATTGCGCGAGGGATTTTATACCTTCATGAAGATTCTCGTTTAACGATCATCCATCGAGATCTTAAACCAAGTAATATTTTATTAGACGATAGTATGAATCCAAAAATATCAGATTTTGGTATGGCAAGAATAGTAATTACAGATCAAATTCAAGTGAATACTCATAGGGTTGTTGGCACATA TGGTTATATGTCTCCAGAATATGCAATGGAAGGAATGTTTTCAATAAGATCTGACGTGTATAGTTTTGGAATCATAGTACTTGAGATTATTAGTGGAAAATCGAAAAGTTCTTTTTGTGAATCACACTTCTCAGATGACATCCGACTTTCT GCATGGGCAAAATGGAAGGAAGAAAAGCCATTGGAATTATTGGATACAACTTTAAAAGGAAATTATTCTGAAAATGAAGTGATGAGAAGTATACAGATTGCACTGTTATGTGTTCAAGATGATCCAAATGAGAGGCCTACAATGACAGAAATTGTGTCATACCTCAATAGTTCTTCAGGGGAAGTACCTTTGCCTCAAGAACCAATACTTTCAAAGAGTAAAAAGATGGATTATATGTCTTACTACCACAAAACGCATTCCATAAATGATTCTATCAACGATTTGTCAGTGAGCACATTTCTCCCTAGATAA
- the LOC107617834 gene encoding uncharacterized protein LOC107617834 isoform X2: protein MESGAQRISVSDHINAYQYTAEKVDSFVIDMDSFSSPINKDSSNINPRITLQRSLSRKGSQRGGDRKVNGNVSLHERDTVPTTSSPKAAMAGCNTLEKSTAVGSTHQSTNTNPPQSHHQITITASNMCSTPTSESKLATRRNSFRRHSSWLLDPKRVLLIFATLSSMGTLLLIFFTLAISKQNPDEYGADLQQ from the exons ATGGAGAGTGGAGCACAGAGAATCTCTGTTTCTGATCACATAAACGCATATCAATACACAGCTGAGAAAGTTGATAGCTTTGTCATTGATATGGATTCCTTCTCTTCCCCCATCAACAAAGATTCCTCCAATATTAATCCCAGAATCAca TTGCAGAGGAGCCTTTCCAGGAAAGGTTCTCAGCGTGGTGGAGACAGGAAGGTGAATGGAAATGTCTCACTTCATGAAAGAGACACTGTTCCAACTACATCCTCACCAAAAG CTGCTATGGCAGGGTGTAACACACTTGAAAAGTCAACGGCAGTGGGGTCCACACATCAATCCACAAACACAAACCCTCCTCAGAGCCATCATCAGATTACAATCACTGCCAGTAATATGTGCAGCACACCCACCAGTGAAAGCAAGTTGGCAACTCGGAGAAACAGTTTCAGAAGACATTCTTCATGGCTCCTTGACCCTAAAAGGGTTCTTCTTATCTTTGCCACCTT ATCAAGCATGGGAACATTGTTGCTGATATTCTTCACTCTTGCTATCAGCAAGCAAAACCCAGATGAATATGGGGCTGATTTGCAGCAGTAA
- the LOC107617834 gene encoding uncharacterized protein LOC107617834 isoform X1, whose translation MEDIPKLDSSSSSSFSSALESEEKKMESGAQRISVSDHINAYQYTAEKVDSFVIDMDSFSSPINKDSSNINPRITLQRSLSRKGSQRGGDRKVNGNVSLHERDTVPTTSSPKAAMAGCNTLEKSTAVGSTHQSTNTNPPQSHHQITITASNMCSTPTSESKLATRRNSFRRHSSWLLDPKRVLLIFATLSSMGTLLLIFFTLAISKQNPDEYGADLQQ comes from the exons ATGGAAGATATTCCAAAGTTG GATtcgagttcttcttcttctttttcatcagcTTTGGAATCAGAAGAGAAGAAGATGGAGAGTGGAGCACAGAGAATCTCTGTTTCTGATCACATAAACGCATATCAATACACAGCTGAGAAAGTTGATAGCTTTGTCATTGATATGGATTCCTTCTCTTCCCCCATCAACAAAGATTCCTCCAATATTAATCCCAGAATCAca TTGCAGAGGAGCCTTTCCAGGAAAGGTTCTCAGCGTGGTGGAGACAGGAAGGTGAATGGAAATGTCTCACTTCATGAAAGAGACACTGTTCCAACTACATCCTCACCAAAAG CTGCTATGGCAGGGTGTAACACACTTGAAAAGTCAACGGCAGTGGGGTCCACACATCAATCCACAAACACAAACCCTCCTCAGAGCCATCATCAGATTACAATCACTGCCAGTAATATGTGCAGCACACCCACCAGTGAAAGCAAGTTGGCAACTCGGAGAAACAGTTTCAGAAGACATTCTTCATGGCTCCTTGACCCTAAAAGGGTTCTTCTTATCTTTGCCACCTT ATCAAGCATGGGAACATTGTTGCTGATATTCTTCACTCTTGCTATCAGCAAGCAAAACCCAGATGAATATGGGGCTGATTTGCAGCAGTAA